Below is a genomic region from candidate division WOR-3 bacterium.
GGTGGCAAAGCGGCCATCGGAGTCGAGACGCAGCAGGTAGACGCCGGCAGCAAAGGACGAAGTACGGAGTTCGAATGACGAAGTGCGGATTCCTGATGTCGAATGAAGGAGGCGGCCAGAAGCATCGAAGATGCGTAGCGTGGTGGAGCGGCCAGGTTGTCCAGTGGACCAGTGCAGGACCGTCGAGCCGCGGCAGGGGTTGGGGGAGACGGAGAAGGGTGAGGGGCAAGGGGTGAGGGACAAGGTGCGTGTGGAAATCGCGCCGGGGAAGTAGCCATCCGCGAGTTCGTGAAGGTAGAGGAGTTCCCTGCAGATGTTGTGCCGTTCCTGTTGCTCCGCAATCCACGTGGGCGGGTCAGCCACCGTGTAGGTCCTGTTTGCTGGGTTGGCTACTGAGTCGTTGACGCGGGTCCAGGCTGCGACGCCGGAACCACCGTGAGCGGCTGCAGTGGCACTGTCAATAAGTGCGATTGCGTGGTGGTTGTCAGGTATGCGGTCGGTGTAGTCTGTCTCGGTCTGGACGCGGAGGTAGGCTCCCGGGAAGTCGCGGATGAAGTTTCCGGCCTCGCGCTCGAGCCAGAATGCCTCTGAGTCGACGGGAACCGGCACGTGTCCGCCTGAGTCGCTGGAAGTCTGGTACCGGTCGGACGGACCCTCGAGGTCCATCAGGAATTTGACTCTGGGCTGACTGTGGCGGGCGGCCATGCCGGTTGCCATGACCACGCCATAACCGCGCGTGTAGATTCCGAGGTTCGCTGTGTCGACGTATGCTCGGGAGGCGACTTCGAGCACACACGCCCGAAGGCCATCCTGCTGAACGTGGCCGTTGTAGTCCTCGACGCCGCTGCTCAGACCCCGGCCGTCAGCATCGAAGTGAAGCACCGCGAAGCCGTCGGACGCGGCCTGGTCGGCCAGGCCGTTCTGGTCCATTACGGTACCGGCGCCGTTCTCTCTCGGGATCAGCACGACGGCGGGCACCTTGCGGTCGGGTCCGGCGTACGCCGGCCTATGGATGTGTACGTACAGGCTGCAGCCTGAGGTCGGGTTGGTGACCCAGAGTGTTTCGACGACGACAGCGGACGACGCCGGCGGGTACTGCCACACAGTGGCGCCTGACGAGTCGACCTCGACCACCCGTGCCCCGGCGGAGATGAGCGTTGTTCCGGTCGGCAGGCGCGTCGCCATGTACGGAAGGGAGATGCCGGAGGAGAACGTCCACACGGTGGCTCCGGCCGAGTCGACCTCAATCACCCGGTTGTGGCGGCTGTCCGCTATCAACGTGTTTCCGTTAGGAAGGCGTTCGGCGCAGCGGGCCCAGTCCAGACCATTCGCGTACTGCCAGCGTATCGCGCCGGCCGAGTCCACTTCGATTACTTGATCCATCTCCGAGTTGCATATCAGGGTGTTGCCGTTTGCCAACCGGCTGCCGTTGTGCGGGCCTACAAGGGCTGAGTAGCTCCACACCACGTTGCGGGCCGAGTCTACCTCAATCACTCGGTCTGCGTCACGGACGGTGATGAGGGTGTTGCCGTTGGCGAGCCGGAAGGCCTCGTTCGGGTAGTCCAGTCCCGACCGCATCTCCCAGATCACATCGCCCCGGGCATCTACCTCGAGGACGCGGTTGCTGTCCGTGGCGCTGATGAGCGTGTTCCCGCCGGCAGTGCGGCGGGCGGTATGCGCCCACTGGATGTCGGAGCGGACATAGGCCCACACCAGGCGTCCGGTGCTGTCGACCTCGATGACTCTCGCATTCGGCTGCGACATCGAGCCGGACTCGGTGATGAGTGTGTTACCGTTGGACAGCCTCTCGATACCGCTGGGAAGCGTCATCGGCACCGACGCAAACAGGGCTGCGAAGAGGCTAAGAACTGTGAACGCTAGGTACGAAACTCCAAATCGCACAAATGTCTCCTTGTCCATTGCCTTGCTTTCAGAAGGACAAACCTCAACCTGCACGTGCCGGCAGCCTGCCGCAACTCAAGCAACTTTCCTTCAGAGAAGCGAGATCACCGACGGGGCCGCTCTCGACCTGCCGTATGCCGGGTTTCCGAACATTTGATTGTAGCTCCCGGGCATCAGGTGTCAACTGAGTTGCGGTTTGCAGACCCAACAAGCCCGACCGCTGTCTAGAGCGAGTACAGGTCGGTACGCCGGTCGAGGAAGAGGTCGTTGCGGGGCGTGACCTTCTTGTCCAGGGCTTCTAGCGGGTCGATGTCGACAAAGATAAGCTCTTCCGAGTCCGGGCCAGCGCGGACGAGCAGTCTGCCGTCCGGCGCGACAATCTGGCTTCGGCCGTTGAAGGTCAGCGTCTTCTCACCGAGGGTTTCTGAGCCGGTTCGGTTTGCGAGTATCCAGAAGACGCGGTTTTCAACTGCCCTTGTGATTGAGTTCGTGTGGGCGTATTCGAGCACGAGGTTGGATGGGTGGCAGATGATCTGAGCGCCGCGCAGGGCCAGTGAGCGGGCAGCCTCGGGGAAGAAGTGGTCGAAACAGACGAGCATGCCCACCTTCGTGGAAGTCCGAAGTCCGAATTCCGAATGACGAATGACGGGCGGGAGATCGAACACCGGAAAGGGTGAGTCGCCCCGGTCGAACAGGTTCTTCTCGTCGACAAAGAGGTGGGCCTTGTGGTAGGAGTGGAACTGGCTTTGAGGCGTGACCATCACTGCGGCGTTGAAGATAAGGGAGCCAGCAGTCTCAGGCATGCCCCAAACTATGGCGGCGTGCGTGTCCTGGCTGAGCCTGGCCATGGCCTTGCAGGTCGGGCCGTCCGGCACTGGTTCACTGAGCCGGGCGACGTCCGAACGCGATGCAAAGAGGTATCCTGTGGTGCACAGCTCGGGCAGGACTATGAGGTCGGCGCGGACTCCGGACAGCGCCCGCGCGATACGGTCGGCATTCGCCTTGACAGCACCCGGTTCCGGAGTGAACTGCAGCAGGCCGACGCGCATAGGTCAGGTGCGGGGTCTGAAACCCTCGCCGAGGACTTCGTAGACGTCGGTGATGATGACGAAGGCGCGAGGGTCCACTTCGCGTACTATCTCGCGAGCGCGTGAGACTTCGCGCTTGGCCATCACCGAGAAGACCATGTTCTTCTGTTCCTGGCTGTATGCGCCGGTTGCGTTGAGCACCGTCGCACCCCGGTTCATCCTGGTGGTGATTGCCTGGGCGATGGCATCCGATGAATCCGAGATAACAAACAGGGCGCGAGTGTAGCTCAGACCCTCAAGCACTATATCGATGGATCGAGTTGACAGGTACAGGTTCAGGTAGCCGTAGAGCGCCGACTCGAACTGGCCGAAGCAGAGGCCGGCGGCAGTGATGACTACGAAGTCAACGACCAGGATGCTGGTGCCGGTCGAGAAGTTGGTGTAGCGATGCAGCACCTGGCCGACGATGTCCGAACCCCCGGTCGAGCCGCCACCACGGAAGACCAGGCCGAGCCCGGCACCGAGGAGTATGCCGCCGAAGATGCATGCCAGAATCTGGTTGTCGGTCGCCGAGCCGAAGTGAAAGATGTAGGTGAACCCGTCAATCATCAGGGACGAGACTGCGACGCCGACCATGGATTTGACGCCGTAGGTGCGGCCAAGCGTCCTGATGCCGACTACGAAAAGCGGGATGTTGATTACGAGAATCGTCAGTCCCACCGGCGTGGCAAAGAAGTAGTTGAGGATCATGGCGACGCCGCCGGCGCCGCCCGGCACGATGCGATGCGGGATCAGGAACAGGTTGTAGGCCAGCGCGACGACGGCAGAGCCGACTACGATGTAGACTCCCTGCCCGAACTCTCGGAGGAATCGTCTCTTCACCGGCAGAGTGTAGCCCGGGTCAGGCATAGGGTCAACCCGGATGAACGGCAGCAGCGGCTTTGTCGTCCGCGAGTCGGCTGTGCGCGGTTGTCGCGTTGACCATAGCTTCATGTCTTCGTATAATCGGATAGTGAAGGCCATCGCTACGAACCGCAAGGCACTCCGCAACTACGAGGTATTCGAGAAGCTTGAGGCCGGGATCGAGCTCTTCGGAACCGAGGTGAAGTCACTTCGGGCAGGCACCGTCTCTCTCGACGAAGGCTACGCCGCAGTCGAGGGGGGGCAGGCGTTCCTGGTCGGGGTTACGATCGCACCCTACGCGCAAGGTAACATCTTCAACCGCGATCCGAAGCGGCGACGCCGGCTGCTGCTGCACCGGGAGGAGATACAGCGGCTGTTCGGCCGCACGACCCTGCGGGGCTACACGCTGATACCTCTGAGCATCTACTTCAACGACCGTGGCGTCGCCAAGGTTGAACTGGCCCTCTGTCGGGGCCGAAAGCAGTACGACCGGCGGGAGGAGTTGCGACAGAAGGCCGAGGACTGGGACGAACGGCCGGAGAGAGTGCGGGTTCGGTGAGGCGCAGGCGGCACCCGGCACTTGTGGCGGGCGCGCTGGTCCTCGTCGCAGTCGCGCTGCTGCATGCCCGCACGGTTGACATTGCCGGCGCGCGCATCGAGACCCGTACTCTGGGCAAGGTGGAGTGCGTCCCGCTATCCGCGGTGGCGGCGGTTCTCAATGGCCGGTTCTGGCACGTGGCCGACCGGTTCGTGATGCTGCTGCCCGGTGATTCGACCAAGCCGGGACCTGAGTACGTCCTCCGTGCCGACAGCATCCATGCAGTGTGTGACGGCCGCCGCATCGAGCTACCCGCCGCGCCGCTGATCGACGGCGACCGATTGTACCTGCCGGTAGTGACGCTGGCCGACCTGTTTCCCAGCACACGAGTGCCGGAACTGCAGAGCCTGGAAACGGCACGCCAAGGCGATACTGTCGTGTTCACTTTCCGGGGCAAGTGCGGCCCGGGTGAGAAGTTGACGGCCTTCGGGGATTCGAGGTCGAGCCTTGAGTACCGGTTGGTAGTCAGCGCACGGCGAGCCCCCGAGTTTGGACCGCAGGTTGCCATTCTCTCCCTGACTCCGCCCGGAATCCTGAGGTCAGTGACGCTCGACAGCGGAACCGGGACGGCATTGAGTCTCAGTTTCAGGCAGCCGGCGGCACAGCGACTGAACATCCAGTCCGACCGCGTGCAACTGCACGTGTGGCCGCTGCCGGAGCGGATCATCAAGCGGATCGTGCTTGACCCGGGTCATGGCGGGGAGGACCCGGGCGCGGTAGGTCGGCGCGGCACGCGTGAGAAGATCGTCGTCATCGACATCGTCCGGCGACTGAAGAAGAAACTGGAGAAGCAGGGCTTCGAGGTGATCCTGACCCGGGATTCGGACAAGCTCGTCTCCCTCACCGACCGCGCCAAGACCGGGAACGGCCGCCGGGCAGACCTTTTCGTCAGCATACACGCGAACTCCTCACCGAACCGCGCGGCCTGCGGGTTGGAAACCTACTTCCTCTCCGAGGCCAAGACCGATTGGGAAAGGGCGGTGGCCGCAAGGGAGAACGCTTCCTTCCAGACCGGTGATTCCAGCAACGCGCTCAACGCCGCCGGCGACGTTGGGCTGATTCTGGCCGACCTGGCCCAGAACGAGTACCTGGTCGAATCCTCCGAGCTGGCCGCTCGAATCCAGGAGAAGGCGGTTCCCTACGTACGCATCAAGGATCGCGGCGTGCGGCAGGCGAACTTCTACGTACTGCGTAACAACTTCATGCCCGCCGTGCTGGTCGAAGTCGGATTCTTGAGCAACAAGAGCGAGGAGAAGTTGCTGCGGCAGTTCGACCATCGCGAGCGGCTGGCCGAGGGCATCAGCCGTGGCATTGCTGAGTTCGCGAAGCTCTACAACCCGAAGCCAAGCGGAGCGACCTCTGGAGGCAAAGATAAGAAACCGAACCCGTCCAAATCCTGACGCCGGCGCCCCAATCGGCGTCTTCGACTCCGGCATCGGCGGCCTGACCGTGGTGCGTGCGCTCCGCCGTCGCCTGCCCGGTGAGAGTATTGTCTACTTCGGGGACCCGGCGCGGTCTCCCTACGGCACCAAATCGGCCGACACCATCCTGCGGTTCGCGGTCGAAGACGCCGGCTTCCTGCTCAGTCGAGGAGTGAAGCTGGTCATCGTTGCCTGTCACTCGGCTTCGTCGTCGGCGCTGCCGGAACTCGAGCGACGTTTGCCCGTGCCGGTGCTGGGCGTAGTTGAGCCCGGAGCGCGGGCGGCCGTGCGGGCCACGAAGTCGAACCGCATCGCCGTCATCGGCACGAGCGCCACCATCGCTTCCGGTGCCTATGAACGGGCAATACGACGACTGAGAAGGAAGGTCGAGATCATTGCCAAGCCGACTCCGCTGTTCGTGCCCCTGGTCGAGGAGGGCTGGTTGGACAACGACATCGCGGAAGCAGTGGCCCGGCGCTATCTCGCCGGGCTGGCCGAGGAGGGCGTGGATACCTTGCTGTTGGGCTGCACGCACTTCCCGCTTCTGGCTCGGGTCATCGGGCGCGTCCTCGGTCCGGGGGTAGCGCTCGTGGATTCAGCCGAGCAGACGGCGGCGACGGCCGAGGAGCTTCTGGCAGGGCAGCGGCTGCTTAACTCGGGTGGGGCGGTCAGACATCGCTTCTATCTGTCTGACCTGGCGCCCAGTTTCCAGACCGTGGGCGAGCGATTCCTCGGCGAACAGATGGGAGACGTCGTACGCGCATCGGTCGGCGATGTCCCCGAGGCCCGGGTTTCAAGAAGCCGGCCTCCAGTCCCTCGCCGCGTTCGGCGTACCTCAAGGGTGAAGCGATGACGCGCGACGACGGGCGGAGGCCGGACGAACTGCGGCCGGTCACTCTGGAACTCGGATGTCTCAAGTATGCCGAGGGATCGTGCATGGCAACGGCCGGAAACACCCGCGTGTTGTGCGCGGCCTCAATCGAACGGCGAGTTCCTCCATTCCTGGTTGGCAGCGGTCAAGGCTGGGTGACCGCTGAGTACGGACTGCTGCCGCGGTCCACGAACCAGCGGACGCCGCGCGAAACCGAACGGCCGCGGAGCCGCAGCCAGGAGATCAAGCGCTTCCTGGGGCGGTCTCTGCGTGCGGTCTGTGACCTCTCGGCACTGGGTGAGCAGCAGGTCATAGTCGATTGCGATGTCATACAGGCGGATGGGGGTACGCGCACGCTGGCGCTGACCGGCGGTTTCTGCGCACTGGCGCAGGCGGTTGAGAGCATGCGCGGGCGGGGCTGCCCGGGGCGCAATCCACTTATCGAGCCCGTTGCCGCCATCAGTGTCGGTATCGTCGAGGGCGAGGTGCTGCTTGACCTTGCCTATTCCGAGGATTCACGCGCCGACACGGACATGAATCTGGTTATGACCGAAAGCGGCCGGATTGTCGAGGTCCAGGCTACCGCCGAGCACGTGCCGTTCCGGTTCGACGAGTTCAACCGTATGTACGGACTCGCAGCCAGGGCAATAGGCGAGCTGATTCATCTGCAGCATGCCAGCCTCAAGACAACCGGTGGTTGAAGACCTGCTCGAGTCCGACGACGAGAGTGCGCCCCGCGCGACCAGGCGATTCCAGCGTACGGCGTCTGAGCGGCTCTGGGGCAAGCGGCTGGACCAGTACCTGATCCAGTCCGGTCTCGGAGTTTCCCGGACCCGGGCCGCACAACTCATCGACAACGGTAAGGTGCTCGTCAACGACCGGCCGTCCAAGCCGAGCTACCGCGTGAAGCCCGGCGACGAGATCACTGCGTCGTTCGAACCCGAGCCCGAGATAACGCTCGAACCCCAGAAGATGGACCTCAACATCGTCTACGAGGACGAAGATGTTCTCATTCTGGACAAGCCGGCCGGCATTGTCGTGCACCCGGCGCGAGGTAACCGGGACCGAACCCTGGTCAACGCGCTGCTCTACCATTGTAAGAGCCTGCCCCTGCGCCAGGACTCGCTCATCCGTCCGGGCGTGGTGCACCGGCTCGACAAGCACACAACCGGGCTCTTGATGTTCGCCAAGAATGACGAGGCGCTCCGGAGTCTCGGATACCAGATTGAACACAGGACGGTGGTACGGGAGTACGCATGCTTCGCCTGGGGAGATTTCGAGGCAGACGAAGGAACGGTCGACGCGCCCATCGGCCGGCACGCAATCGACCGCACCCGGATGGCGGTTACTCCCTTCGCCGCCCGCACCGCGGTCACGAACTACGAGGTGTTCCGGCGCTACGACGTCTGCACCTACCTGAGGATCCGGCTCAAGACCGGCCGGACCCACCAGATACGCGTCCATATGCAGCACATCGGCCATCCGGTCGTGGGCGACCCCGAGTACGGCGGCCGCAGCACAGCGGTCGTTACCGAACGTGACCACATGCCATGGTACCGGGACATGCTGACGCTAATGAAGCGCCAGGCCCTCCACGCTGCCCGGCTCGGTTTCAACCACCCCCGTACCCGTAAGTACATCGAGTTCTCCTCTTCACTGCCGGAAGACATGGAGCGGCTGCTCATGTACCTGGAAGGCCTACCCAGGGTCAAGTAGAGGTCGGGGCGCTTGACTCAGCAGAGCCAAGGGATAGGATTGACGTGATGAGCGTGCGCCGGCAAGGAAGCTCGAAGCTCCGGATTCACGGCTCTTGGCTGGCGGCGTGCGGCTGGTGCCTGCTGCTCGCCTGCGTTACCGAAGACCTCGGGCCGATGCCGGCGTTTGACGTGCCCCAATGGAGGGATGGCGAAATCTCCCGCTACGTCGTCACCCGCAACGACTCGGCTCTCTACCGCTCGGCTGTCACCCTCGAGTTCGATGAGGAGATGAACGACGGCGGTCAGGGGGACAGTGTCAGATTGGTTCCCACCCTGGTTGTAACGAACGTGATCCAGCCGCTGCCCGATGCCGAGTGGTTTTTCGATTCGGTTCACGTGGTCTTCCGCCGCGACAACCTCTCACCCCTCAGGACCTATCGGGCCATGCAGACGGATATATCGGAGTTCGAACTCACCGCCCGCTTCTCTCGCGGCAGGGTGCAGATCGAGAAACAGACTATCGACGGGGCGACAGAGGAGCTACTGCGCCTGCCCGGCCGTTTCCATTCATACGACATGGTGCAGACCTGGCTCCGCGCCGTCCCGCTGGTTTCCGGAACGTCGTTCCGTGACAATCTCGTAGTTCCGTTCGAATTCAGGACGGTGCCGGTCAAATTCCTCGTACTCGGGACCAAGCTCATACCGACCAACGTCGGCGACATCATGTGTCGGGAAATCGTCCTGATACTTCCCACCCGGGAGGTCAGGTTCTGGTACGAGCTTGCCCAGCCGCACCGCTTCGTCGGCCTCAACGATATCCAGAACAACACCAAGATGGTGCTCGAGAGTTACCGGGCCGGCCACGCGGATACACTGCCGCCCGTGCCCTGACCGGTGGCAACCGGAGCCGTCGTGCCCATCCACCTTCAGCACCGTACCGCAAACGCCGGCCTGCAGGTGCGCCTGGCCGGGTGAAACCGAAGGGAATGGCCTGTGCCGAGAAGTGAACGCGACGCACTCGGCGAGCTTGTGCTCCCGGACGGTGCGTACTACGGCGTCCAGACCGCCAGGGCGCTGGTGAACTTCCCGGTCGGCGGGTTCAGGACCTCTCCGGATATGATCCGCGCCTACGTCCTTGTCAAGAAGGCGGCGGCGATGGCGAACGTGGAGTTGGGGGCGCTGGACAAGGGAAAGGGCAAGTTGATATCGCGCGCAGCCGATGAGATACTGGCGGGCGGGCTGGCCGAGCAGTTCCTTGTCGATGCATTCCAGGCCGGGGCCGGCACCTCGACCAACATGAACGTGAACGAGGTGATGGCGAATCGCGCGCTGGAGCTTGCGGGCCGCCCCAAAGGAGACTACGCGTTCATCGGGCCCAACGACCACGTGAACATGTCGCAGTCGTCCAATGATACATTTCCGACCGCCTGTCACCTGGCGGTTATCTTCGCAGCTGACCGGCTGCTTCCATCCCTCTCCGCGCTCGCCGCGGCACTTGAGGAGAAGAGCCGGGAATTCGCAACGGTCCAGAAGCCCGGAAGAACACACCTGATGGACGCACTGCCCCTCAAACTGGGCGACGAGTTCAGGGCGTGGGCGACCGCTTTGCGACGAGCGGGCGAGAGGGTCGCGCAGAGGAAGCAGGATCTCTACGAGGTCGCGATCGGCGGGACCGCGGTCGGTACGGGTGCGAATGTGCCGGCCGGGTTCAGGTCGCTCGTTGTGGCAAAGCTGTCGGACTTGGCCGGGCTGGCGCTTGCCCCGGCCCGCGACAGCTTCGAGGCGCTGCAAAGCCGGGCACAACTGGCGGCGTTCTCCGGTTCGCTCCGTGAACTGGCGCAGGAGTTGGGAACTCTTGCGAACAACCTGAGGCTGCTGGGTTCCGGACCTGTTGCGGGACTGGGTGAGATCCTGCTCCCGGCGGTTCAGCCCGGATCCTCGATCATGCCGGGCAAGGTCAACCCGTCGCTGTGCGAGTGCCTCAACATGATCTGTTTCCAGGTTATCGGTAACGACCTGGCAGTTTCGCTCGCAGCCCAGGCCGGGCAACTGGAGCTCAATGTCTTCGCCCCGGTGATGGTGCACAACATCCTCGGTTCGCTCAGCCTGCTCGGCCACTTCCTGCCGGTCTTCACGGAACGGTGCGTGGCCGGCATCAGGGCCGACGAGCCGCGATGCCGTGCATACCTCGACCTGAATCCCGCGTTGGCCACACTGCTCGCTCCCCGGATCGGGTACCTCGCCGCCGCCGCACTGGCCAAGGAGGCGTTGGAGAAACACGAGTCGGTGCGGCAACTGACCCTCGACAAGGGAATCGTCAGCCCGGAAGAGGCAGACAAGCTGTTCGGGCCCGGGACGGAGTCCAAGTGACCCGTCGCTTCCGTCCGGCTTGACACCGTGTGGGGCTGGGTGCTAGATTCTTGAGTATGAAAGGAGCAACAATGGCGAGAATTGCAGTGTTCGTGTCCGCACTGCTTGCGTGCACTTCGATCGGCTCGGCCGACTGGGTCGCAATCGGGCCGGACGGCGGCAACATCGTCGCGCTCGGACTTGACCCGCAGCAGCCCGCGACCCTGTACGCACTGCCGTACGAGTACCCGGACGGCCCGCGTGTGTTCAAGACAACGAGCGGCGGTGCCGCCTGGACCACCGTGGGCCTGCTGCCGGACTACAGCGTCAACATGCTGCTCGTGGACCCCCACCGGTCTGACTACCTTTACGGGAAGACTGCCAATGCGGTCTGGCGTTCGACCGACGGCGGAGCCGCGTGGAACAGCTACTCCCTGCCTACGTACGCAACGAACATGGCTGCAGACCCGTTCGTTCCGGGCCGTCTCTTCGCAAGCGGCTACAACTACTCAAGCTACTATACTCCCGCCGTCATCGTCTCCACCGACTACGGTCAGTCCTGGAGCGTGACGCAAGTGGATTCCGACACCGGATTCGCGTACTGCGTCGAGTTCGACCCGGTCGATAGCGGCACCGCCTACCTTGGGTGCATGTACGGACTGGTCTTCAAGACCACCGATGGTGGCGCCACCTGGGATTCTGCCTGCGCCGGACTGCCGGCCAGCGCTTCCATCGACGCTATCGGCGTGAACCCGGGGAACCCCGACATCCTACTGGCCGCAGCCAGCAGCGGCGTCTACCGTTCCACTGATGCCGGGGCATCCTGGACCGGCGTCGCCGGCATCGCCATCGGCTTCGACCTCGTTCTCTCTCCGGCCAATCCCGCCCTTGCCTACTGCCTCGGCTACGATACGGCGCCCTGCCTTTTCGTGTCTACCGACTCGGGCGCGACCTGGGTCTTTCAGCCCGGCAACGTGCAGCAGAGCAAGGGCGGCAGCCTGATCATCGACCCGGCGGACGCCGATGTAGTCTACTCGCCGGGAGCGATGGGTGTCATCAAGACCGCAGATCGCGGAGCCCAGTGGGCGCCGGCGAACACCGGCATCCGGATCGCAACGATCCCGGCCATCAGTTCGGGGCAGTGGGATCCGCAGCCAGTCTATGTCGAGGCGTCGGAGAACGCCGTGTTTCAGTCCCAGGACGCCGGCGGAACCTGGGCCCGCTGTGAGGATTTCCTCTCCTGCGGCGCCATCTGCGGCATCGGGCTCGCGCCCGGGTCCATGGGCGACATAGTCTGGGCACTCGAAGGCTCGGGCTGAGGGCAGTCCGAGCTCTTCGTGAGCACAGACGGCGGGACCGTCTGGACACAGATGGACTCCTACTACGACGACGGAGGCTGCTGCGTTGTGCACCCGGACTCGACTGACTTGATCATCACGGGAGGCAGGGGACCGCTCACTCAGACGAACTGGTCATTCGTGGTGTCTCGCTCGCGTGACGGCGGCAGAACCTGGACACGCACGAATCCGGAGCCCTCCTCGGCCGGTTTCTGCTGGGCGCTGGCAATCGCACCTTCGCAGCCGAACGTGGTCTACGCGGGCGGCGTGATTGCGGGCGCGGCCGCGGTGTACCGTTCGACCGACTTCGGTTCCAGTTGGTCAAAGACCGCTACTGCGCCGACCGACACGGTCCTTTCGCTTGAGATCCACCCGACCGACGCAGCCCGGGTGATTGCGGCTACGCCCGACGGAGCGTTCCAGACCACCAACTCGGGTGCGACCTGGACGAACCTGCACGGCGGCAATATCCGGGTCGTCCTCCAGTATCCGGGCAGCCCGGATACGCTGCTTGCCGGCGGCGCAGCCGGCGTGTCGATCTCAACCAACGGTGGAAGCAATTGGAATCCGCTCAACGCCGGTTTGGACAGCCGCGCGGTGCTCGCGCTCAACTTCATCGAGCACGATGGCGCGTACCTGATCGCCGGTACGAAGGGCGGCGCCTGCTACGCCTGGCAGTTCGAGGCGGGAATCACGGAGCGACCGGGGACCGGAGACGGAAGACGGAGGGCAGACGTCCTGGAGGTATGGCCCAATCCGTTCATTTCGTGTTGCCGGGTTGTTGGACACGAGCGTGACGAGTTTGCCGTCTTCGATCACTCGGGTCGACACATTGAAACGGCGAAGGGTGACCGGATTGGCGCTGGGCTCGCGGCCGGAGTCTACTTCCTGCGGACAGCGCAAGCACAAGCTCAAGCGCAAGCACCAGTGCGCGTGGTGAAGACGAGATAGCAGCAGTCGGCTGCAAACGAGTCGGGGCAGGCACGCGCCTGCCCCTCTTCTTGGCAAACGACGTCGGAGGGGCGGCGCAGATGCCGTTCCTCGGTTTCATCCCGAGCCGGCCGCATCAGCCAACACCTCAGTCCTGAGTTCTTCAGGGCGACGAGTACGCTTGACTTGGCAGAGGTCGATACTATGCTCACTTCTTCTCCAATGAGTGGCGAGACCAAGCCCCCTGACAAGCTGCAGCAACTGCGTGACCGCATAGCTTCGGCCACGACTCCGGCTGAGCGCGTGGTGGCCACGATGGAACTGGCCGAGGGAATCTGGCTCAAGGATCCGGTTGCGGTCAGGCCGCTGCTGGAACAGGTGGTAGCTGAAGCCGAGGCCGTCGGCAGAATCAAGGACAAGGGCC
It encodes:
- a CDS encoding T9SS type A sorting domain-containing protein; amino-acid sequence: MDKETFVRFGVSYLAFTVLSLFAALFASVPMTLPSGIERLSNGNTLITESGSMSQPNARVIEVDSTGRLVWAYVRSDIQWAHTARRTAGGNTLISATDSNRVLEVDARGDVIWEMRSGLDYPNEAFRLANGNTLITVRDADRVIEVDSARNVVWSYSALVGPHNGSRLANGNTLICNSEMDQVIEVDSAGAIRWQYANGLDWARCAERLPNGNTLIADSRHNRVIEVDSAGATVWTFSSGISLPYMATRLPTGTTLISAGARVVEVDSSGATVWQYPPASSAVVVETLWVTNPTSGCSLYVHIHRPAYAGPDRKVPAVVLIPRENGAGTVMDQNGLADQAASDGFAVLHFDADGRGLSSGVEDYNGHVQQDGLRACVLEVASRAYVDTANLGIYTRGYGVVMATGMAARHSQPRVKFLMDLEGPSDRYQTSSDSGGHVPVPVDSEAFWLEREAGNFIRDFPGAYLRVQTETDYTDRIPDNHHAIALIDSATAAAHGGSGVAAWTRVNDSVANPANRTYTVADPPTWIAEQQERHNICRELLYLHELADGYFPGAISTRTLSLTPCPSPFSVSPNPCRGSTVLHWSTGQPGRSTTLRIFDASGRLLHSTSGIRTSSFELRTSSFAAGVYLLRLDSDGRFATARLVVN
- a CDS encoding YitT family protein, encoding MAFTIRLYEDMKLWSTRQPRTADSRTTKPLLPFIRVDPMPDPGYTLPVKRRFLREFGQGVYIVVGSAVVALAYNLFLIPHRIVPGGAGGVAMILNYFFATPVGLTILVINIPLFVVGIRTLGRTYGVKSMVGVAVSSLMIDGFTYIFHFGSATDNQILACIFGGILLGAGLGLVFRGGGSTGGSDIVGQVLHRYTNFSTGTSILVVDFVVITAAGLCFGQFESALYGYLNLYLSTRSIDIVLEGLSYTRALFVISDSSDAIAQAITTRMNRGATVLNATGAYSQEQKNMVFSVMAKREVSRAREIVREVDPRAFVIITDVYEVLGEGFRPRT
- the smpB gene encoding SsrA-binding protein SmpB, whose product is MSSYNRIVKAIATNRKALRNYEVFEKLEAGIELFGTEVKSLRAGTVSLDEGYAAVEGGQAFLVGVTIAPYAQGNIFNRDPKRRRRLLLHREEIQRLFGRTTLRGYTLIPLSIYFNDRGVAKVELALCRGRKQYDRREELRQKAEDWDERPERVRVR
- a CDS encoding glutamate racemase; the encoded protein is MRNRTRPNPDAGAPIGVFDSGIGGLTVVRALRRRLPGESIVYFGDPARSPYGTKSADTILRFAVEDAGFLLSRGVKLVIVACHSASSSALPELERRLPVPVLGVVEPGARAAVRATKSNRIAVIGTSATIASGAYERAIRRLRRKVEIIAKPTPLFVPLVEEGWLDNDIAEAVARRYLAGLAEEGVDTLLLGCTHFPLLARVIGRVLGPGVALVDSAEQTAATAEELLAGQRLLNSGGAVRHRFYLSDLAPSFQTVGERFLGEQMGDVVRASVGDVPEARVSRSRPPVPRRVRRTSRVKR
- a CDS encoding ribonuclease PH, with amino-acid sequence MTRDDGRRPDELRPVTLELGCLKYAEGSCMATAGNTRVLCAASIERRVPPFLVGSGQGWVTAEYGLLPRSTNQRTPRETERPRSRSQEIKRFLGRSLRAVCDLSALGEQQVIVDCDVIQADGGTRTLALTGGFCALAQAVESMRGRGCPGRNPLIEPVAAISVGIVEGEVLLDLAYSEDSRADTDMNLVMTESGRIVEVQATAEHVPFRFDEFNRMYGLAARAIGELIHLQHASLKTTGG
- a CDS encoding RluA family pseudouridine synthase — protein: MPASRQPVVEDLLESDDESAPRATRRFQRTASERLWGKRLDQYLIQSGLGVSRTRAAQLIDNGKVLVNDRPSKPSYRVKPGDEITASFEPEPEITLEPQKMDLNIVYEDEDVLILDKPAGIVVHPARGNRDRTLVNALLYHCKSLPLRQDSLIRPGVVHRLDKHTTGLLMFAKNDEALRSLGYQIEHRTVVREYACFAWGDFEADEGTVDAPIGRHAIDRTRMAVTPFAARTAVTNYEVFRRYDVCTYLRIRLKTGRTHQIRVHMQHIGHPVVGDPEYGGRSTAVVTERDHMPWYRDMLTLMKRQALHAARLGFNHPRTRKYIEFSSSLPEDMERLLMYLEGLPRVK